The window AGTGTTGCATGCAATAATAATAAGTTTTACATTTTGTTGTTTAAACCATGAAACAATCCTGTCCCCTCTTTTGTGTATAGTTTCTGTATCCCGCAATCCATAGGGAAAATATTTTTTGTCAGCAACATAAATATAATCTTCATTGGGCAGAAGGTTTTTTACAGAGTTATAAATAGAAATCCCTCCGATGCCTGAATCATAAATACCTATAGCGGTCATACCTCCAGTATATAGTATATGGCGCTTAATATAAACAAAAACCCCCCGAAATATTCGAGGGGTAAAGGTGCTATTTAAGTTACCTGGGCTCAAGTTCACGCCATCCGGTTGGAAGTAGGGGTTTTCTTGTTATTTCTTTTTCTATAATCTCAATATATACATCTCGGGAAACATTAGACCGATACCCTTCTTTAATAAGCTCACCTCTTTTTTCTTCTGCTTCTTCGTGCGCATCAAAGGGTCCAAAAGATTCTTCTCGCACGCGTTTTGTTTCATATAATCCAATATTAGGACTATCGTGATAGATGCGATCTATTGTAAGTTTTACATAAAAATGTATTTCGATCAGATAGTTCATTATCTGCCTCCTTTGTCTGTACGGTTAAGCTCTTGTCTTTTCCTTTCAAGTTCTGCTTCCAGTTTTTTAATGTCATGACGCAATTCGTCTCCCCACGTCCTTCCTCTTCGCCAAAGGTTTTCTACTTTCCCATAGAGGGATCTTAAATTATCTGCTTCAAAGAAAGTTACTTCCTTTTCGTATACATGAATTTCAACCTCCCCACCTATATTAGTTTTATTTTTATATAGTTTCTGAAGTTCCCCCTTTTTTTCTTCCGCTTCCTCTTCCGTGTTGAAAGGGCCGTACTTTTCACTCTGCTTTGTTTTTCCACGGCTGTAGGTATATTTATCATATTCAATTTGACCTATCCAAAGCTCTGTATAAAAAATCACCTCTGTTACTGCAAACATATTGTCTCCTTTGTTTGTCAAATAACTTATATTTACATTTTGCTAAAACATTGCAAATAAATCAATAATTTTTCGTAAAAATACTGTACAAAAATATAGAAATGCTTTACATTAAGTAAATAAATGACATTAATTACTACGAAAATGATAGTAAAATTATGGATATATCAAGCATAAACGCAAATGAGAAAAAAGAAATACAGGAAGCATTATCGCTTTTCGGCCTTAACGACAATGAGCAAAATGTTTATCTTGAGCTTTTGGGAGTTGGTAAAATCACGCTTACTCCCCTATCGCGCATAGTGGGGCTGCCTTTGACAACAGTGCAGTCAATTTTAAAACGCCTTTCTGAGGCCGGGCTTGTGGAAACAACTTTTGTTAGATCGCGCAGAAGGTATATGGCTAAAGACCCAGCCGCGCTAAAAGAGGTGTTGTCGCAACAGCAGAAAGAAATATCAGCTGTGATTCCTTTACTGAAGAATTTGCAAAGCGAAAATATGGGTGCAGCGAAAGTCAAGGTTTATTTTAGAGAAAGTATTGCCGATATTTTAAATCAGGCGCTTGAGGCGAAAGATAAAACTATTTATGAGATAATGTCAGCGGGTGATTTTCAAAAAATTATGGGTGAAAGCTATCATTTTACAAAAAGGCGCCTTGAAAAAGGCGTGCATTTGAAAAGTTTGCGCATTGAAGAGCATGAGATAAAAAACTATTCAAAAGTAACGCACAAGCGTGAATTGCGCGAGGCAAAATTCCTGCCGCGAGAACTTACATTTCGCTCCTCTATTATGTTTTGGGACGATACAGTAGTCATATTTACAACAAAGCAAGAAGGGTTGTCACTGGTTATAGAAAGCAGAACCCTGCGTGAGACGTATCAACAGATTTTTGACCTCCTTTGGACAATAAGTCGCCCAATGGATACAGCAAAGGTTTAAAAAAACATTCCCACACTCTATATAGAGTGTGGGAATGTTTTTTTAAACACGACAATCGCTTGTCGTGTTTAACCAACTAAGCCTATTATGATACCCAGACCGGCACTTACTGCCGCCATTATCCAAAATCTCATAACTATTTTATGCTCAGGCCAGCCAATTGCCTGAAAGTGATGGTGTATAGGTGTTGAAAGAAAAAGCTTTTTCTTAAAAACTTTTTTCCAAAAGAGCTGCACTATAACAGAAAGAGATTCTACAACAAGCAGAAACCCTACTATAAGAAGGAGAAGTGCCTGGTCGGTCAATAATGCTATTATCCCCAGTGTTACCCCCAGCGACATTGAACCTGTGTCTCCCATAAAAAATCGCGCCGGCGGAACATTGAACCACAAAAAAGCAAGCAGAGAGCCTATGATTATAGCAACAAAGGCAGCCAGGTCATAACTACTCCCCATAAATGCCAGTACGCCATAACTTGCGAAAGCCATCATCAAAAGACCTCCCGCCAGGCCGTCTAATCCGTCTGCTTCATTTGTACTAAAAGCTGTTGCTACAAGTACAAGCATGAAAAACGGTATATACCAAAGACCAATATTAAAATCCCCGACAAAAGGAACATGTATCTCTGTCCATTCAAGTTTGAAATAAAACCACCATGCTCCCAAAATAGCTATTGCTGTATATAAAAGGAGTCGTTGCCTCATTCGTATCCCCCCTCCTTTGGGACCTATTTTAAAAATCCCTAAAAGATCATCCGCAAGCCCTATTAAAGCCGCGGTAAAGAAAGCCGCAAGCGGAAGATAAGTTTGGCCTCTGTTTAAAAAATTAAAGGGTGCAAGCAGGGAGTCGGGAAAAAATTTATCTATTCCCCAAAAAAATATAAGCATAACAAAAACCGTCCCCCATATTAAAATACCACCCATTGTAGGCGTTCCTTCTTTGTGTTGGTGAAGCTCCATAAAAATAGGCGCGTTTGCGTCTTTACGGATTCGTTTTCCTAATTTGTATTTATATAGAAAGTGTGTCAGTGCCGGAGTCCACAGTATTGTAAGCATGAAAGCAATACCGGCAAGACTTAGGACACGCACCAATTGAAGAGTGTTAAGTTCAAGCATGTTTTTATCCCGATACCGCCCGAATCTTTGATTCGCTTGCGGTATCGTGGATCCTCGACGCTATAACAAAATCAAAGATTTTGATAGCGTCGGGATTCGCTCCGCCTCACAAAATAGCTTTTAGCTTGTTAGCTTATTGTATTGCGCCGTAGGCGGAATTGGTTTTTAAAGCTGGAAGCTGACAGCTAATAGTTGAAAGCTAAAAGTGAGCCTGCCTGCCGGTTTACATGCCGATTGGCATGCAGGCAGGCCTGTCTGCATGCGTTCACGCACAGGCAGGCAAGGCGAGCTTATTCCTCCCAAATATATGCCTTCTTTACCCATTTAAGTAGTCTGGTTGTCTCTTGAACTCTGTCTGATGCATTTAAGACAACAACCATAAGGTAACGGGATTCGTTGGGTGTCCGTAAGACAATACTCATTGAAGGACCGGCTTCTTCTGTATATCCTGTTTTTCCCCCTATTACTCCCTCGTATGCCTCAAGCAGAGTGTTTAAGTTAATCCAATAGTGCACCATCTCTTTACCTTGTGTCTGTGTGGCATAGGATGAAGAAGCCATTATTGATGCAAGTTTTTCGTTTTGGGAAACAGTATAAAGTATTTTTGCAATACTGTTTGCTGAGGAAATATTTTGCGGACTCAAGCCTGTTGGTTCTTCAAAGTAAGTGTCTGAAATATCTAATTTCCGCATTTTGTGGTTCATGAGGGAAATAAAATCAAGAGAACCTTCAGATTTTGTTTCATTGTAATGTTCAAGTAATGCTACGCTGGCATCATTGCTTGATTCAAGTAGTAGAGCGTATAATAATTGTTCTACCGTAAGCTTTTCTCCTACAACTAATCCCCCTGCAGCTCCCTCTGTTCTTATCGCGCTTTGTGATATCGTAACGACCTCATCAAGACTCATGCTTTCATACGCAGTTAGAGCTGTTGCGAGTTTTGTTATACTTGCTATT is drawn from Candidatus Spechtbacterales bacterium and contains these coding sequences:
- a CDS encoding helix-turn-helix domain-containing protein, which translates into the protein MDISSINANEKKEIQEALSLFGLNDNEQNVYLELLGVGKITLTPLSRIVGLPLTTVQSILKRLSEAGLVETTFVRSRRRYMAKDPAALKEVLSQQQKEISAVIPLLKNLQSENMGAAKVKVYFRESIADILNQALEAKDKTIYEIMSAGDFQKIMGESYHFTKRRLEKGVHLKSLRIEEHEIKNYSKVTHKRELREAKFLPRELTFRSSIMFWDDTVVIFTTKQEGLSLVIESRTLRETYQQIFDLLWTISRPMDTAKV
- the mraY gene encoding phospho-N-acetylmuramoyl-pentapeptide-transferase; the encoded protein is MLELNTLQLVRVLSLAGIAFMLTILWTPALTHFLYKYKLGKRIRKDANAPIFMELHQHKEGTPTMGGILIWGTVFVMLIFFWGIDKFFPDSLLAPFNFLNRGQTYLPLAAFFTAALIGLADDLLGIFKIGPKGGGIRMRQRLLLYTAIAILGAWWFYFKLEWTEIHVPFVGDFNIGLWYIPFFMLVLVATAFSTNEADGLDGLAGGLLMMAFASYGVLAFMGSSYDLAAFVAIIIGSLLAFLWFNVPPARFFMGDTGSMSLGVTLGIIALLTDQALLLLIVGFLLVVESLSVIVQLFWKKVFKKKLFLSTPIHHHFQAIGWPEHKIVMRFWIMAAVSAGLGIIIGLVG
- a CDS encoding serine hydrolase; translated protein: MKIKKINSPLVNKVLKQLKDKNPKVLGILGVVVSIPVLVSLVFFYGNLNFNDLFASLTFQDAENTELENTNTQKNSEFRLKLIPQDEFLKQYNPKPALLPKPIQMNATLSGFLRSNPAMELLPTRNWAIPFEDIDAASALAIEMPTRRILYGKDVFTVRPIASITKLATALTAYESMSLDEVVTISQSAIRTEGAAGGLVVGEKLTVEQLLYALLLESSNDASVALLEHYNETKSEGSLDFISLMNHKMRKLDISDTYFEEPTGLSPQNISSANSIAKILYTVSQNEKLASIMASSSYATQTQGKEMVHYWINLNTLLEAYEGVIGGKTGYTEEAGPSMSIVLRTPNESRYLMVVVLNASDRVQETTRLLKWVKKAYIWEE